One window of the Anolis sagrei isolate rAnoSag1 chromosome 5, rAnoSag1.mat, whole genome shotgun sequence genome contains the following:
- the C3AR1 gene encoding C3a anaphylatoxin chemotactic receptor has product MTLLLANDSLHGPNETFPLHHTPTSISSLVIFSLTFLLGIPGNGLVIWVVSLKMQRTVNTIWFLHLAVADFLCCLSLPFTIVHLALHYHWPFGWLFCKIIPTAILFNMFASVFLLTVISIDRCLLVMKPVWCQNNRTIRFASGICGSIWLLAFVMCSPAFFYRETVTDELGKSRCVYNWYGEEHVQETELDDLVFNHDLFSIQPPTDISQDYFTDGTLDIYSKDQDLNIAENNSKAPYSRILDTTGIHQDTLVTDRTRRTAIFNFSQPQVNTATINILHSDVSSDSFSEIYSDINNSMEYYYDDYLSESQPPSVLVSITIIRSVLGFLLPFGIMTTCYILLARKMLKNQFTKTRGKVLLVILLVVVTFFLCWVPYHIIGVLYLLATPGTEFFEELALWDHISTALAYANSCTNPLLYVFVGKNFREKAFQTVQGIFEGVFIEEATCSTACSQGRSQTKHDKFTDTSVL; this is encoded by the coding sequence ATGACTCTGCTCCTGGCCAATGATAGTTTACATGGACCTAATGAAACCTTTCCATTACATCATACTCCCACATCTATCAGCTCCCTGGTTATCTTCTCCCTCACCTTCCTGCTGGGCATTCCTGGAAATGGCTTGGTAATCTGGGTGGTCAGCCTGAAAATGCAACGAACAGTAAACACCATTTGGTTTCTACACCTTGCAGTGGCTGACTTTCTGTGCTGCCTTTCACTTCCTTTCACTATTGTCCACCTGGCCCTCCATTACCACTGGCCTTTTGGGTGGTTGTTCTGCAAGATCATCCCAACAGCCATTCTTTTTAACATGTTTGCCAGTGTTTTTCTCCTCACAGTCATCAGCATTGACAGGTGTCTGCTGGTAATGAAGCCTGTTTGGTGTCAGAATAACAGAACAATACGATTTGCATCAGGGATATGTGGCAGCATCTGGCTCCTAGCCTTTGTGATGTGTTCTCCTGCCTTCTTCTACCGCGAGACTGTTACAGATGAACTTGGCAAGAGTCGATGTGTCTATAACTGGTATGGTGAAGAGCATGTGCAGGAAACAGAACTGGATGATCTAGTTTTCAACCATGATCTGTTTTCTATTCAACCTCCTACTGATATCTCTCAGGACTATTTTACTGATGGAACTCTGGACATATATTCAAAGGACCAAGATCTTAACATAGCTGAAAATAACTCAAAGGCTCCATATTCTAGAATACTAGACACAACTGGCATCCATCAAGATACACTGGTGACAGACAGGACCCGTCGTACAGCCATATTTAATTTTTCCCAACCTCAGGTGAATACTGCCACAATCAATATTCTTCATTCAGATGTCTCTTCTGATAGTTTTTCTGAAATCTACTCTGACATAAACAACTCAATGGAATATTATTATGATGACTACCTCTCTGAGAGCCAACCGCCAAGTGTCCTTGTGTCCATTACCATCATCAGAAGTGTCTTgggtttcctcctcccttttggaATCATGACAACCTGCTATATCCTTCTTGCCCGCAAGATGCTCAAAAACCAGTTTACGAAGACCCGTGGAAAGGTTCTACTGGTGATCCTGCTTGTAGTAGTTACTTTTTTTCTCTGTTGGGTTCCTTACCATATTATTGGGGTTCTGTACCTTTTGGCTACTCCGGGCACAGAGTTTTTTGAAGAACTGGCTTTGTGGGACCACATCTCCACAGCATTGGCATATGCCAACAGCTGCACCAACCCACTTCTTTATGTGTTTGTGGGGAAGAATTTTCGAGAAAAAGCTTTCCAGACAGTGCAGGGCATTTTTGAAGGGGTTTTCATTGAGGAAGCTACATGTTCCACTGCATGCTCCCAGGGCAGAAGCCAGACCAAGCATGATAAGTTTACTGATACTTCTGTCCTCTAA
- the LOC132777200 gene encoding C-type lectin Cal-like, which produces MGFLNYFSLCLLGFLISSTFLETKADTCAREWLQNQGNCYAYFDNKLTWQEAEIECQSYGRGAHLASVLTKAETLLVAEHISTYQTEPSNVWIGLHDVRQTRKWRWADESVFNYKAWESGQPDNYFNSEHCVELRLKTGFKEWNDIQCKNRNSYICKYEL; this is translated from the exons ATGGGATTCCTCAACTACTTCAGCCTTTGCCTTCTTGGCTTCCTGATCTCCAGTACTTTCCTAGAGA CCAAAGCTGACACTTGTGCCAGGGAGTGGCTGCAAAACCAGGGCAATTGCTATGCCTATTTCGACAACAAACTGACATGGCAAGAGGCTGAG aTTGAGTGCCAGAGCTACGGCCGTGGGGCCCATCTTGCCTCTGTCCTCACCAAGGCAGAGACCCTTCTGGTGGCCGAACACATTTCCACTTACCAAACAGAACCAAGTAATGTCTGGATTGGGCTCCATGATGTTCGTCAG ACCAGGAAATGGAGGTGGGCTGACGAATCAGTTTTCAACTACAAGGCATGGGAAAGTGGTCAGCCCGACAACTACTTTAACTCTGAACACTGTGTAGAACTCCGACTTAAAACAG GTTTTAAGGAGTGGAATGATATCCAGTGCAAGAATCGCAATTCCTACATCTGCAAATACGAACTCTAG